Proteins from a single region of Apium graveolens cultivar Ventura chromosome 7, ASM990537v1, whole genome shotgun sequence:
- the LOC141671318 gene encoding gamma-glutamylcyclotransferase 2-2-like isoform X2 has protein sequence MVLWVFGYGSLVWNFGFEYDEKVIGYIKNYKRVFDLACIDHRGTPEHPARTCTLEFDEGAICWGAAYCIRGGPEKERAAMEEEDSEQPAITGMLVFTSTPDKVSNRYYLGPAPLEDMAWQIATAHGPCGNNRDYIFLLEKALFDIGHEDDTIIELANEVRKYIGTVTGLVKSERRLTGSSSPLNAHLSSSPLKMVPLQEAVAADS, from the exons ATGGTGTTGTGGGTATTTGGCTATGGCTCTCTAGTGTGGAACTTTGGTTTCGAGTATGATGAGAAAGTGATTGGTTATATCAAGAACTACAAGCGTGTTTTCGATCTTG CATGTATTGACCATAGAGGTACTCCTGAACACCCTGCAAGAACTTGCACACTGGAATTCGATGAAGGAGCCATTTGC TGGGGTGCAGCTTACTGCATTCGAGGTGGCCCGGAGAAAGAAAGAGCTGCAATGGAG GAAGAGGATTCGGAACAACCTGCTATCACCGGAATGCTAGT TTTTACATCCACTCCTGACAAAGTGTCGAATAGGTACTACCTCGGGCCTGCTCCGTTGGAGGACATGGCATG GCAAATTGCTACAGCACATGGTCCCTGTGGGAACAACAGAGATTATATCTTCTTGTTGGAGAAAGCCCTGTTTGATATTG GCCACGAAGATGATACGATCATAGAGCTTGCGAATGAAGTGAGGAAATACATTGGAACCGTTACCGGTCTTGTGAAATCTGAGAGACGGTTAACCGGATCATCCAGTCCCCTCAACGCGCACTTGTCGTCGTCTCCTCTTAAAATGGTGCCACTCCAAGAAGCTGTAGCCGCTGATTCGTAA
- the LOC141671317 gene encoding L-arabinokinase-like: MEKKMIIEGETNGDHSNRLIFAYYVTGHGFGHATRVTEVVRHLILAGHDVHVVTGAPDFVFTTEIQSPRLILRKVLLDCGAVQADALTVDRLASLEKYSETAVAPRDSILKTEVEWLHSIKADLVVSDVVPVACRAAADAGIRSVCVTNFSWDFIYAEYVMAAGYHHRSIVWQIAEDYSHCEFLIRLPGYCPMPAFRDVIDVPLVVRRLHKPREEVRKELGIAEDVKLVILNFGGQPAGWKLKEESLPSGWLCLVCGASENQVLPPNFIKLAKDVYTPDLIAASDCMLGKIGYGTVSEALAYKLPFVFVRRDYFNEEPFLRNMLEYFQGGVEMIRRDLLTGQWRPYLERAVTLKPCYEAGCNGGEVAARILQDTAIGKNYASNKLSGARRLRDAIVLGYQLQRVPGRDISIPEWYANAESEFGLRTGTQNAETNQSSVFENSYIQDFEILHGDLLGLSDTMSFLKSLAKLNTLHDSGKNAEKRQMRERMAAANLFNWEEDIIVARAPGRLDVVGGIADYSGSLVLQMPIREACHVAVQVIHPSKQKLWKHAQARRQGSSPVLQIVSYGSELSNRGPTFDMDISDFMDGGEPMAYEKAKVYFAQDPSQKWAAYVAGTILVLMKELGVRFENSISMLVSSAVPEGKGVSSSASVEVASMSAIAAAHGLDISPRELALLCQKVENHVVGAPCGVMDQMTSACGEANKLLAMICQPAEVLGLVDIPSHIRFWGIDSGLRHSVGGADYGSVRIGAFMGREIIKSTASAKLCQFISIANGTNTDEVEEDSLEPLEAEKSLDYLCNLSPHRYESLYAKILPESMRGDTFLEKYGDHKDPVTIIDGKRSYGVKAAAKHPIYENFRVKAFKALLTSAASDDQLTALGELMYQCHYSYSACGLGSDGTDKLVQLVQETEQSKSSKSGDGTLYGAKITGGGSGGTISVVGRNCLRSSQQILRIQQRYKSATGYLPVVFEGSSPGAGKFGHLRIRRRLSHKQE; this comes from the exons ATGGAGAAGAAAATGATAATTGAAGGTGAAACTAATGGTGATCATTCGAACCGGTTGATTTTCGCTTATTATGTTACTGGTCACGGTTTTGGTCACGCCACTCGTGTTACCGAG GTAGTTAGACACCTCATACTTGCTGGACATGATGTTCATGTGGTCACTGGTGCACCTGACTTTGTTTTTACGACTGAGATACAATCTCCTCGACTCATCCTACGAAAG GTACTGCTAGATTGTGGAGCTGTTCAAGCAGATGCTTTGACAGTGGATCGTCTCGCATCCCTGGAGAAG TATTCAGAGACAGCTGTTGCACCTCGTGACTCCATTTTAAAAACGGAAGTAGAGTGGCTGCACTCTATCAAGGCAGACTTAGTG GTCTCAGATGTTGTTCCAGTTGCCTGCCGTGCCGCAGCTGATGCTGGCATACGGTCTGTTTGTGTTACTAATTTCAG TTGGGATTTCATCTATGCAGAGTATGTGATGGCTGCAGGATATCATCACCGATCCATTGTTTGGCAG ATAGCAGAGGATTATTCGCACTGTGAATTTCTTATCCGTCTTCCAGGCTACTGTCCAA TGCCTGCTTTCCGTGATGTTATTGACGTTCCTTTGGTTGTCAGAAGGCTGCATAAACCTCGAGAGGAG GTGAGAAAAGAACTTGGAATTGCAGAAGATGTGAAGCTTGTTATCCTCAACTTTGGTGGACAA CCAGCAGGTTGGAAGCTAAAGGAGGAAAGCTTGCCTTCTGGATGGCTTTGCCTG GTCTGTGGTGCGTCAGAAAACCAGGTTCTTCCTCCAAATTTCATTAAGCTTGCAAAAGATGTGTATACGCCAGATCTTATTGCAGCATCTGATTGTATGCTTG GAAAGATTGGATATGGTACGGTGAGTGAAGCCCTAGCGTACAAGTTACCGTTTGTCTTTGTGCGTAGGGATTATTTCAATGAGGAGCCATTCCTAAGAAATATGCTCGAG TATTTTCAAGGAGGGGTTGAGATGATTAGGAGGGATCTGCTAACTGGACAATGGAGACCTTACCTTGAACGTGCAGTTACCTTGAAACCTTGCTATGAGGCAGGTTGTAATGGTGGTGAG GTTGCAGCTCGTATTTTGCAGGATACAGCTATTGGAAAGAATTATGCATCAAACAAG TTGAGTGGAGCAAGGAGATTGCGTGATGCTATTGTTCTTGGCTATCAATTACAACGAGTCCCTGGAAGAGACATTTCCATTCCAGAGTGGTATGCAAATGCTGAAAGTGAATTTGGTCTTCGTACTGGAACACAAAATGCTGAAACAAATCAGTCAAGTGTCTTCGAGAACTC ATACATTCAGGACTTTGAGATTCTTCATGGAGATCTTTTAGGTCTTTCGGATACAATGAGTTTTTTAAAGAGTTTGGCAAAATTAAATACTTTACATGATTCTGGAAAGAATGCTGAAAAGCGACAGATGCGAGAACGCATGGCTGCTGCTAATCTTTTTAACTGGGAG GAAGACATCATCGTGGCAAGAGCTCCTGGAAGGTTGGATGTGGTTGGTGGAATCGCAGACTACTCAGGAAGCCTTGTCTTGCAG ATGCCTATTAGAGAAGCCTGCCATGTTGCTGTCCAAGTGATTCATCCAAGTAAACAGAAGCTTTGGAAGCATGCCCAAGCTCGACGTCAAGGATCGTCGCCAGTGCTACAAATA GTATCATATGGTTCTGAACTAAGCAATCGTGGTCCAACCTTTGACATGGACATCTCAGATTTTATGGATGGTGGGGAGCCAATGGCGTATGAAAAAGCTAAAGTTTACTTTGCTCAAGATCCATCTCAAAA ATGGGCTGCATATGTTGCGGGAACTATTTTGGTTTTAATGAAAGAACTGGGTGTTCGCTTTGAGAATAGCATCAGTATGCTG GTTTCTTCCGCTGTACCAGAAGGCAAAGGCGTTTCTTCTTCTGCTTCAGTAGAGGTTGCTAGCATGTCTGCTATAGCTGCTGCTCATG GCTTGGACATCAGCCCAAGGGAGCTTGCTTTGCTCTGCCAAAAG GTTGAGAACCATGTTGTTGGTGCTCCATGCGGAGTGATGGATCAGATGACTTCAGCATGTGGTGAAGCCAACAAACTTCTTGCTATGATTTGTCAG CCAGCTGAAGTACTTGGGCTTGTGGACATTCCTAGTCATATACGGTTTTGGGGAATTGATTCAGGATTACGGCACAG CGTTGGCGGTGCAGATTATGGTTCTGTCAGAATCGGAGCCTTTATGGGTCGAGAAATAATCAAATCTACTGCATCTGCCAAGTTATGCCAATTCATATCTATTGCAAATGGGACAAATACAGATGAAGTGGAAGAAGACAGCCTTGAACCACTTGAAGCTGAAAAGTCACTAGATTACTTGTGCAACTTGTCACCTCACAG ATATGAATCGCTGTATGCTAAGATTCTTCCTGAGTCTATGCGTGGTGACACATTTCTGGAGAAATATGGAGACCACAAGGATCCCGTGACAATCATTGATGGTAAGCGTAGTTATGGAGTAAAAGCTGCTGCCAAACATCCTATATATGAAAATTTCCGGGTGAAG GCATTTAAAGCACTACTAACATCTGCTGCATCAGATGACCAACTTACGGCACTTGGAGAACTGATGTATCAG TGCCACTATAGTTATAGTGCTTGTGGACTTGGCTCGGATGGCACTGATAAGCTAGTTCAACTGGTGCAAGAGACTGAGCAAAGTAAATCGTCTAAATCTGGTGACGGGACTCTGTATGGGGCAAAAATTACAGGTGGTGGATCTGGAGGAACAATTAGTGTTGTTGGTAGGAACTGTCTACGAAGCAGCCAACAGATTTTACGG ATTCAGCAGAGATACAAGTCTGCAACTGGGTATCTACCAGTTGTTTTTGAAGGTTCATCACCAGGTGCAGGAAAGTTTGGACACTTGAGAATTCGTCGTCGCCTCTCACACAAACAGGAGTAA
- the LOC141672079 gene encoding proteasome subunit alpha type-6: MSRGSGGGYDRHITIFSPEGRLFQVEYAFKAVKAAGVTSIGVRGKDSVCVVTQKKVPDKLLDPTSITHLFSVTKYLGLVATGTTADARTLVQQARNEAAEFRHKYGYEMPADTLARWIADKSQVYTQHAYMRPLGVVAMVLGIDDEVGPQLFKCDPAGHFFGHKATSAGSKDQEAINFLEKKMKNDPAFTYEETVQTAISALQSVLQEDLKASEIEVGVVVKGNPIFRALSTDEIDEHLTAISERD; the protein is encoded by the exons ATGAGTCGAGGCAGCGGAGGTGGTTACGATCGTCACATCACGATCTTCTCGCCTGAAGGTCGTCTATTTCAAGTCG AGTATGCTTTTAAAGCTGTTAAGGCAGCTGGTGTAACATCTATTGGTGTTCGAGGTAAAGACTCCGTTTGTGTTGTTACTCAGAAGAAAGTTCCG GACAAGCTTTTGGATCCAACGAGTATTACACATCTTTTCTCCGTCACCAAGTACCTTGGCTTGGTAGCTACTGGAACAACTG CTGATGCAAGGACCTTGGTTCAACAAGCAAGAAATGAAGCTGCTGAATTTCGGCATAAATATGGATATGAGATGCCAGCTGATACACTTGCTAGATG GATTGCAGATAAATCACAAGTCTATACGCAGCATGCTTATATGAGACCTCTAGGAGTAG TTGCTATGGTCTTGGGTATTGATGACGAGGTTGGGCCTCAACTGTTCAAGTGTGATCCTGCTGGTCATTTCTTTGGTCACAAG GCAACAAGTGCTGGATCGAAAGATCAAGAAGCAATAAATTTCCTCGAGAAGAAAATGAAAAATGATCCAGCTTTTACATATGAGGAGACTGTCCAG ACTGCAATTTCAGCACTGCAATCTGTTTTACAAGAGGACTTGAAGGCTAGTGAGATTGAG GTTGGAGTTGTGGTGAAGGGAAATCCTATCTTCCGAGCATTGTCCACAGATGAGATAGACGAGCACTTGACTGCAATTAGTGAGCGTGACTAG
- the LOC141671797 gene encoding uncharacterized protein LOC141671797, whose protein sequence is MSSSTTLRTRSQAAPDWTHQEHLILVTELTAVERDCLNTFSSFQKWQIIVQNCHALGLNRSLNQCKKKWNTMYDDFNNLKNFDPEIYKAIEEFVRVRDGRCESDPDVDPVEKDLEREELLVDVISRSVSLHPKKYKRKIMPKKHFLEGWGARRKSSKTVRKPNKLLCRSAVKVEVECPKESVDVKNEKKESNKEEKVERMTIELLNSAEQINAVLEGKFVEKVDYVLADQESAKTTQAVNVRRQGDKLITCLENYTHTLDQLCQILKNS, encoded by the exons ATGTCCTCCTCCACCACTCTCCGCACACGCTCCCAAGCCGCCCCAGACTGGACCCACCAGGAACACCTAATCCTCGTAACCGAACTCACCGCTGTCGAACGAGATTGTCTGAACACTTTCTCATCTTTCCAAAAATGGCAAATCATTGTCCAAAACTGCCACGCTTTAGGACTCAATCGAAGCTTGAATCAGTGCAAGAAAAAATGGAACACAATGTACGATGATTTTAATAATTTGAAAAATTTCGATCCCGAAATTTATAAGGCTATTGAGGAGTTTGTTAGGGTTAGAGATGGGAGGTGTGAGAGTGACCCGGATGTTGACCCGGTTGAGAAGGATCTTGAGAGGGAGGAGTTGTTGGTTGATGTTATTTCGCGGTCCG TATCACTACATCCCAAGAAGTATAAGCGCAAAATTATGCCAAAGAAACACTTTCTGGAAGGCTGGGGTGCACGACGGAAAAGCAGCAAAACTGTAAGAAAACCGAACAAGCTATTATGCAGATCAGCAGTAAAGGTAGAAGTAGAGTGTCCGAAAGAGAGTGTTGATGTAAAAAATGAGAAGAAAGAAAGTAATAAAGAAGAGAAGGTAGAAAGGATGACCATAGAGCTGCTTAATTCTGCAGAACAGATCAATGCTGTACTTGAAGGAAAATTTGTGGAAAAAGTCGACTACGTGTTGGCTGATCAGGAAAGTGCCAAGACTACTCAAGCTGTTAATGTGAGACGTCAAGGCGACAAGCTTATCACATGTTTAGAGAATTATACCCACACTCTTGACCAACTTTGCCAGATTCTCAAGAATAGTTAA
- the LOC141671318 gene encoding gamma-glutamylcyclotransferase 2-1-like isoform X1 codes for MVLWVFGYGSLVWNFGFEYDEKVIGYIKNYKRVFDLACIDHRGTPEHPARTCTLEFDEGAICWGAAYCIRGGPEKERAAMEYLERRECEYDRKTIVDFFKEEDSEQPAITGMLVFTSTPDKVSNRYYLGPAPLEDMAWQIATAHGPCGNNRDYIFLLEKALFDIGHEDDTIIELANEVRKYIGTVTGLVKSERRLTGSSSPLNAHLSSSPLKMVPLQEAVAADS; via the exons ATGGTGTTGTGGGTATTTGGCTATGGCTCTCTAGTGTGGAACTTTGGTTTCGAGTATGATGAGAAAGTGATTGGTTATATCAAGAACTACAAGCGTGTTTTCGATCTTG CATGTATTGACCATAGAGGTACTCCTGAACACCCTGCAAGAACTTGCACACTGGAATTCGATGAAGGAGCCATTTGC TGGGGTGCAGCTTACTGCATTCGAGGTGGCCCGGAGAAAGAAAGAGCTGCAATGGAG taTTTGGAGCGAAGAGAGTGTGAGTATGACAGAAAGACAATTGTTGATTTCTTCAAA GAAGAGGATTCGGAACAACCTGCTATCACCGGAATGCTAGT TTTTACATCCACTCCTGACAAAGTGTCGAATAGGTACTACCTCGGGCCTGCTCCGTTGGAGGACATGGCATG GCAAATTGCTACAGCACATGGTCCCTGTGGGAACAACAGAGATTATATCTTCTTGTTGGAGAAAGCCCTGTTTGATATTG GCCACGAAGATGATACGATCATAGAGCTTGCGAATGAAGTGAGGAAATACATTGGAACCGTTACCGGTCTTGTGAAATCTGAGAGACGGTTAACCGGATCATCCAGTCCCCTCAACGCGCACTTGTCGTCGTCTCCTCTTAAAATGGTGCCACTCCAAGAAGCTGTAGCCGCTGATTCGTAA